A single region of the Raphanus sativus cultivar WK10039 chromosome 1, ASM80110v3, whole genome shotgun sequence genome encodes:
- the LOC108855360 gene encoding E3 ubiquitin-protein ligase ATL76, producing the protein MSANDLPSSAQAFHEQVLGGFISRKLLLHNPFDHNTQQALAVAPTPPISHDNNVNGAVLVLLSVLICGIIFCLGLHYFICLAFRRYSSFMISEPVSSLSIQHDSSNKEIKKKALMTFPVVSYSHDMNLSGIGEECVICLSDFVSGEKLRLLPKCNHGFHVRCIDKWLQQHLTCPKCRHCLVDTCQKILGDFSQADQVTAAPTESVILRIAPLEPEGRVNTFRESS; encoded by the coding sequence ATGTCTGCAAATGATTTACCTTCTTCGGCCCAAGCCTTCCATGAACAAGTCCTTGGTGGTTTTATCTCTAGAAAGCTGCTTCTGCACAACCCATTCGACCACAACACTCAACAAGCCCTTGCGGTGGCACCAACTCCTCCTATAAGCCATGATAACAACGTCAATGGTGCTGTCTTAGTTCTTCTCTCAGTCCTCATCTGTGGAATCATCTTCTGCCTCGGGTTACATTACTTCATCTGTTTAGCCTTTAGACGCTATTCAAGTTTCATGATCTCTGAGCCTGTCTCCAGTCTTTCAATACAACATGATTcttcaaacaaagaaataaaaaagaaagctCTTATGACGTTCCCAGTCGTGAGTTACTCACATGATATGAACCTCTCTGGGATTGGTGAAGAGTGCGTCATCTGCTTGTCGGATTTTGTTTCTGGTGAAAAGCTCAGGCTGCTCCCTAAGTGCAACCACGGGTTCCATGTTCGTTGCATTGACAAGTGGCTTCAACAAcacttgacttgtccaaaaTGCAGACACTGTTTGGTTGACACATGCCAGAAGATATTAGGTGACTTCAGTCAAGCTGATCAAGTGACAGCAGCACCAACAGAGAGCGTAATCCTCAGGATAGCTCCTCTAGAACCTGAAGGAAGAGTAAACACTTTTAGAGAAAGCAGCTAA
- the LOC108854731 gene encoding RING-H2 finger protein ATL78: MSTFMSVPTMKQTQIFQDIIRSSHARRLLLDQSPSPAPSPYEDDINFDANVVMVLSVLLCALVCSLGLNSVIRCALRCSSLEPSEAGDNQPAARLSNTGVKRKALKSFQTVSYSADLNLPGLDTECAICLSEFISKERVKLLPTCHHGFHVRCIDKWLSAHSSCPTCRHCLIQTCQKIADCSQTSSLNTTEPPQDSIIVQIAPLQPERWIRCFR, encoded by the coding sequence ATGTCAACTTTCATGTCTGTTCCGACCATGAAACAAACTCAGATCTTTCAAGATATTATTCGAAGTTCTCACGCAAGAAGACTACTACTTGATCAGTCACCAAGTCCAGCACCGTCCCCATACGAAGATGACATCAACTTTGATGCAAATGTTGTCATGGTTCTTTCAGTCCTCTTATGTGCACTCGTTTGCTCGCTTGGACTCAACTCTGTAATAAGATGTGCCTTGAGGTGCTCCAGTTTAGAACCATCCGAAGCTGGTGACAACCAACCAGCAGCTCGCTTGAGCAACACAGGGGTCAAACGAAAAGCCTTGAAGAGTTTCCAGACAGTAAGTTACTCTGCTGATTTGAATCTTCCTGGCCTAGATACAGAGTGTGCCATATGTCTCTCGGAGTTTATATCCAAAGAGCGTGTGAAGCTGCTTCCGACATGCCACCACGGATTTCATGTCCGGTGTATAGACAAGTGGCTTAGTGCACACTCATCCTGTCCCACCTGCAGGCACTGCCTCATCCAGACATGCCAGAAGATCGCCGACTGCAGCCAAACAAGCTCGTTAAACACTACTGAACCACCGCAAGATAGCATTATCGTGCAAATAGCACCTCTACAACCAGAAAGATGGATACGCTGTTTTAGATGA